In the Leclercia sp. LSNIH1 genome, one interval contains:
- a CDS encoding tyrosine-type recombinase/integrase has translation MAKIKLTKSAVDAAQPQAEAVELRDTLVPGFLCKITPAGRKVFMLQYRTNAGERRKPSLGLYGELTVEQARSLAQEWLAQVRRGGDPAAEKAEARQAPTIKELCTKFMEDYSKKRNKLSTQAGYQAVINRNIIPLLGRKKVQDVKRPEIAGLMEKLSYKQTEANKVFSVLRKMFNMAEVWGYRPDGTNPCRHVPMFPAGKSTHLISDEEMGNLFRQLDKIESEGLENYVIPLGIRLQFEFAGRRSEIIALEWNWVDLQNRRVVWPDSKTGGMSKPMSEEAYRLLSTAPRQEGSRYVLPSPSHAGKHLTTGEYYGGWSRALKAAGATHVGTHGIRHRSATDIANSGIPVKVGMALTAHKTVVMFMRYVHTEDKPVREAAELVANRRKTITGMQGAKEVAA, from the coding sequence ATGGCTAAGATCAAACTCACTAAGTCCGCTGTCGATGCGGCGCAACCCCAGGCAGAGGCCGTCGAACTCCGGGACACGCTGGTCCCCGGCTTCCTGTGCAAGATTACCCCGGCGGGTCGCAAGGTGTTCATGCTCCAGTACCGGACGAACGCTGGCGAGCGCCGCAAGCCCTCGCTAGGACTGTACGGGGAGCTGACCGTCGAACAGGCGCGGTCGCTGGCGCAGGAATGGCTGGCCCAAGTCCGCCGAGGCGGAGATCCCGCCGCAGAGAAGGCGGAGGCGCGCCAGGCACCTACGATCAAGGAGCTATGCACGAAGTTCATGGAGGACTACTCCAAGAAGCGCAACAAGCTCAGCACCCAAGCCGGCTATCAGGCTGTCATCAATCGCAACATTATTCCGCTGCTGGGACGCAAGAAAGTTCAGGACGTGAAGCGTCCTGAAATCGCCGGACTGATGGAAAAGCTTTCGTACAAGCAGACCGAGGCGAACAAGGTATTCAGCGTCTTGCGCAAGATGTTCAACATGGCCGAGGTATGGGGCTATCGGCCCGACGGTACCAACCCTTGCCGTCACGTCCCGATGTTCCCTGCCGGCAAATCGACTCACCTCATCAGCGACGAAGAAATGGGCAACCTGTTCCGACAGCTCGACAAGATCGAGTCGGAGGGGCTGGAGAACTACGTCATCCCTTTGGGAATCCGCCTGCAGTTCGAGTTCGCCGGCCGCCGCTCGGAAATCATCGCGCTGGAATGGAACTGGGTTGACTTGCAGAACCGGCGCGTCGTCTGGCCTGACAGCAAGACAGGCGGCATGTCTAAGCCCATGAGCGAGGAAGCCTATCGGCTACTCTCGACGGCACCCCGGCAGGAGGGTAGCCGCTATGTGCTGCCTTCTCCTAGCCACGCTGGCAAGCATCTAACCACGGGCGAGTATTACGGTGGCTGGAGCCGTGCGCTCAAGGCGGCTGGCGCTACGCACGTGGGCACGCACGGCATCCGCCACCGTTCGGCGACCGACATTGCCAATTCGGGCATCCCGGTCAAGGTCGGCATGGCGCTAACGGCGCACAAGACCGTCGTCATGTTCATGCGCTACGTCCACACCGAGGATAAGCCGGTGCGAGAGGCGGCCGAACTGGTGGCGAATCGGCGTAAGACGATCACCGGGATGCAGGGAGCCAAGGAGGTGGCCGCATGA
- a CDS encoding IS630-like element ISEc33 family transposase, producing MPIIVPIPRGERRLMQKAIHKTRDKNHARRLTAMLMLHRGERVSDVARTLCCARSSVGRWINWFTHSGIEGLKSLPAGRSRRWPFEHICTLLRELIKHSPGDFGYQRSRWSTELLALKINEITGCQLHAGTVRRWLPSAGLVWRRAAPTLRIRDPHKDEKMAVIHKALDECSAEHPVFYEDEVDIHLNPKIGADWQLRGQQKRVVTPGQNEKYYLAGALHSGTGKVSYVGGNSKSSALFIALLKHLKATYRRAKTITLIVDNYIIHKSRETQRWLKANPKFRVIYQPVYSPWVNHVERLWQALHDTITRNHQCRSMWQLLKKVRHFMETASPFPGGKHGQAKV from the coding sequence ATGCCGATCATAGTACCAATACCCCGTGGCGAACGACGCCTGATGCAGAAAGCTATTCATAAAACGCGTGATAAAAATCATGCCCGCAGACTCACGGCCATGCTAATGCTTCATCGGGGTGAACGGGTCAGCGATGTTGCCAGAACTCTCTGTTGTGCCCGTTCATCCGTTGGTCGCTGGATTAACTGGTTTACGCACTCAGGTATTGAAGGCCTGAAATCCTTACCCGCAGGGCGCTCCCGACGCTGGCCTTTTGAACATATCTGCACCCTGTTACGTGAGCTGATAAAGCATTCTCCCGGCGATTTTGGTTATCAACGTTCACGCTGGAGCACCGAATTACTGGCATTAAAAATCAATGAGATAACCGGTTGCCAGTTACATGCAGGAACCGTTCGCCGCTGGTTGCCATCTGCGGGGCTTGTATGGCGCAGGGCCGCGCCAACTCTGCGTATCCGTGACCCACATAAAGATGAAAAGATGGCGGTAATCCACAAAGCGCTGGATGAATGCAGCGCAGAGCATCCGGTATTTTATGAAGATGAAGTGGATATCCACCTTAATCCTAAAATCGGTGCGGACTGGCAGTTGCGCGGACAGCAGAAACGGGTAGTGACGCCGGGGCAGAACGAAAAATACTATCTGGCCGGCGCACTGCACAGTGGCACGGGTAAAGTCAGCTACGTGGGCGGCAACAGCAAAAGTTCAGCGCTGTTTATCGCTCTGCTGAAGCACCTGAAAGCCACTTACCGGCGGGCGAAAACAATCACGCTGATCGTTGATAACTACATTATCCATAAAAGCCGCGAAACACAGCGCTGGTTGAAAGCAAATCCCAAGTTCAGGGTAATTTACCAGCCGGTTTACTCGCCGTGGGTGAATCATGTGGAACGGCTATGGCAGGCACTTCATGACACGATAACCCGCAATCATCAGTGCCGCTCAATGTGGCAGTTACTGAAAAAGGTCCGCCATTTTATGGAAACCGCCAGCCCATTCCCCGGAGGAAAACATGGTCAGGCAAAAGTGTAG
- a CDS encoding Ig-like domain-containing protein — protein sequence MRKILTGCIIATAISSTYPAAAQIFSYSYTDTNQLAMTLKPATQSYLNPAGALTLNLISGLDRYERVTVTRDSDKKVMYSGLTAKISVADRIVAADGTEYYGKDMGLPALGEGSFTVINDTLDLQQAVVSSTTYRFTIDTTAPKYTSIYPSQNAGYDMVLSGPLWELGRGGSGQFSIFADGVDDAYGIDKIRLVIKRSNGTVVSDNTLSYDTAAKRAFYPWIKEAVTQPGMPTSDLNEEFTFNFIITDKAGNTLNIPPQRFLFDDQIGEYTPFAVHDSRVSTSVVPGISSGYVPFVRGLSVLENPYRMVIRIPRTNWQPYRNGGITILNNYGGSKVISEDTTYVYVEVKLPQGTLDGNYYRPVNRYQWAGGGLTQYASWLNWDPAAVKSPAWGSPAIERQKSDGTWFNSVDWKNFLASDMPVNLTKIRFTVQARPYEQAITGSATCKIPAGSTSCTVDLTQAITNGTTGYIHTAYEVRSTTESTFFMPLWENIAWHTKGPTVTGYNYNDATNILQVFVNEPGDGWYFDAVKLSRVWLSDKSRNNADINVTGKQTGRNTATGNYTYDFNLKQIPEGSYNVQLNAQDSFSNTGSLAYKTVTVDNSPPSISINYENKPITSNVTVFGLENVRIQLADTLTKPSLTRMTLRGGPVSDAVELSWVNLGNDLYTPNYPKIFPSLNDGETYTLTVYAKDEMNNVKESAVEFNYLPNNLVRLENLKTISVSTALKTSDNTPLAVLYASQLRKKDGSIATGKQDAILTVRKDAAFGVTVNGVSAAPGESKNVQLDLGLGDSRSFPIFPSISGVSGTSEFMLNIEELK from the coding sequence ATGCGTAAAATACTGACAGGCTGTATCATTGCCACGGCCATCTCTTCAACTTATCCGGCGGCGGCTCAGATTTTCAGTTATTCCTATACCGACACCAATCAGCTGGCAATGACGCTTAAGCCTGCAACGCAGAGCTATCTCAATCCGGCTGGCGCCCTGACCCTAAACTTAATTTCCGGTCTAGACCGGTACGAACGTGTGACTGTAACCAGGGACAGTGATAAAAAGGTTATGTATTCGGGACTAACGGCCAAGATAAGTGTTGCAGACCGCATTGTTGCTGCCGACGGCACAGAGTATTACGGAAAGGACATGGGGTTACCTGCACTTGGTGAAGGGTCTTTCACGGTAATCAATGACACGCTAGATCTCCAGCAAGCCGTCGTAAGTTCCACAACGTATCGTTTCACCATCGATACTACAGCGCCGAAGTACACCAGCATATACCCAAGCCAGAACGCAGGCTATGACATGGTCCTGAGTGGACCACTTTGGGAGCTCGGTCGCGGAGGTTCTGGCCAGTTTTCCATCTTTGCTGACGGCGTTGATGATGCGTATGGCATAGACAAGATCCGGTTGGTCATCAAGCGCAGCAATGGAACAGTCGTTTCCGATAATACACTCAGCTACGACACGGCGGCAAAACGTGCCTTTTACCCCTGGATAAAGGAAGCGGTCACTCAACCTGGCATGCCCACCAGCGATCTCAATGAAGAATTCACCTTCAATTTTATCATCACTGATAAGGCCGGAAACACGCTGAATATTCCTCCGCAGCGCTTTTTATTTGATGACCAGATAGGTGAATATACGCCCTTTGCGGTCCATGACTCACGAGTCAGTACGAGTGTGGTTCCAGGGATCTCTTCAGGGTACGTACCGTTTGTGCGGGGGCTCTCTGTACTCGAAAACCCGTACCGGATGGTCATTCGTATTCCCCGAACTAACTGGCAGCCATACCGTAACGGCGGCATCACCATTCTTAACAATTATGGCGGCTCTAAGGTTATTTCAGAAGACACGACCTATGTGTACGTAGAAGTGAAGCTCCCACAGGGTACTCTGGATGGAAACTACTATCGCCCTGTGAACAGGTACCAATGGGCCGGTGGCGGTCTGACTCAGTACGCCTCCTGGCTGAACTGGGACCCGGCGGCGGTAAAAAGTCCTGCGTGGGGGAGTCCTGCGATTGAGCGACAGAAGTCTGACGGCACTTGGTTCAATAGCGTCGACTGGAAAAATTTTCTGGCTTCAGATATGCCGGTGAACCTAACCAAGATCCGTTTCACTGTGCAAGCACGCCCCTACGAACAAGCAATTACCGGCAGTGCCACCTGCAAGATCCCTGCCGGGTCAACGTCGTGTACTGTCGACCTGACACAGGCGATTACAAACGGTACCACCGGCTATATACATACTGCCTATGAAGTGCGTTCGACAACCGAGTCCACCTTCTTCATGCCGCTCTGGGAAAACATCGCCTGGCATACAAAGGGGCCCACAGTTACTGGCTACAACTACAATGATGCGACCAACATTCTTCAGGTATTCGTCAACGAGCCAGGAGACGGATGGTATTTCGATGCCGTTAAACTGAGCCGGGTGTGGTTGTCTGACAAATCCCGCAATAACGCGGATATCAACGTGACAGGAAAACAAACGGGGCGTAACACAGCAACCGGGAATTATACTTACGACTTCAACCTGAAACAGATCCCGGAGGGCAGCTATAACGTGCAGCTCAACGCCCAGGATTCTTTCAGCAACACGGGAAGCTTAGCCTACAAAACCGTGACGGTCGATAACTCGCCGCCGTCCATCAGTATCAACTACGAAAACAAACCTATCACCAGCAACGTGACAGTGTTCGGCTTGGAAAACGTCCGAATTCAGCTCGCAGATACTCTGACCAAACCCTCGTTAACTCGCATGACGCTTCGAGGTGGACCGGTATCTGATGCTGTTGAGTTGTCCTGGGTAAATCTCGGAAATGATCTCTATACACCGAATTACCCGAAGATCTTCCCGTCACTTAATGACGGTGAAACCTACACGTTGACCGTGTATGCCAAAGACGAGATGAACAACGTTAAAGAAAGCGCCGTCGAATTTAACTACCTGCCGAACAACCTGGTACGTCTGGAGAACCTTAAGACCATCTCCGTCAGTACCGCCCTGAAAACGTCCGACAACACGCCGCTGGCTGTACTGTATGCCAGCCAGCTGCGCAAGAAGGACGGTTCTATCGCAACAGGGAAACAGGACGCGATACTGACGGTACGTAAGGATGCGGCCTTCGGCGTTACGGTGAATGGGGTTTCCGCAGCACCAGGGGAGAGCAAAAACGTTCAGCTGGATCTGGGTCTGGGTGACAGCCGCAGCTTCCCGATTTTCCCATCGATTTCCGGCGTCAGCGGAACGTCAGAATTTATGCTGAATATCGAGGAACTGAAGTAA
- a CDS encoding PDDEXK nuclease domain-containing protein: MTRRKASVSAPAAPPALLGDIRALIEASRQRVASAVNAELTLLFWRIGQRIHTEVLAGQRAGYGDEILPTLAAQLVRDYGRSFADKNLRRMVQFAATFSDEPIVVTLSRQLSWSHFVALLPLKDPLQRDYYVQMASAERWSVRTLRERIDSMLYERTALSKKPDETITQELAAMRDAQRMSPALVMRDPYILDFLGLRDTWQEGDLEAAIIREMESFLLELGAGFSFLARQKRIQIDDEDFHLDLLFYNRKLRRLVAVELKIGEFKAAYKGQMELYLRWLDKHEREPEEASPLGIILCTGKKSEQIELLELDKSGIHVAEYLTTLPPRAVLGERLQQATERARLQIEQRQPGEKS; this comes from the coding sequence ATGACCCGGCGCAAGGCATCCGTCTCAGCGCCAGCAGCGCCGCCCGCGCTGCTGGGCGACATCCGGGCACTGATCGAAGCGTCGCGCCAGCGCGTCGCCTCGGCGGTCAATGCCGAGCTGACATTGCTGTTCTGGCGCATTGGCCAGCGCATCCATACGGAAGTGCTTGCCGGGCAGCGGGCCGGGTACGGCGACGAAATCCTGCCGACCCTGGCGGCGCAGCTTGTCCGCGACTACGGACGTAGCTTCGCGGACAAGAACCTGCGCCGGATGGTGCAGTTCGCCGCCACCTTCTCGGACGAGCCAATTGTCGTGACGCTGTCACGACAATTGAGCTGGTCGCATTTCGTGGCGCTGCTGCCGCTAAAAGACCCGCTCCAGCGGGACTACTACGTGCAAATGGCCAGCGCCGAACGCTGGAGCGTGCGGACGCTACGCGAGCGCATCGACTCGATGCTATACGAGCGCACGGCGCTGTCCAAGAAGCCGGACGAGACGATCACGCAAGAGCTGGCGGCGATGCGCGATGCGCAGCGCATGTCGCCGGCGCTGGTCATGCGCGACCCGTACATCCTCGACTTCCTGGGCCTGCGCGATACCTGGCAGGAAGGCGACCTGGAAGCCGCGATCATCCGCGAAATGGAGTCTTTTTTGCTGGAGTTGGGCGCGGGCTTCTCTTTCCTAGCCCGGCAGAAACGCATCCAGATCGACGACGAGGATTTCCACCTGGACCTGCTGTTCTATAACCGCAAGCTGCGGCGGCTGGTGGCGGTGGAGTTGAAGATCGGCGAGTTCAAGGCAGCATACAAGGGGCAGATGGAGCTTTATTTGCGTTGGCTCGACAAGCACGAACGCGAACCGGAGGAAGCCTCGCCGCTGGGCATCATTCTTTGTACCGGCAAGAAGTCAGAGCAGATCGAGTTGCTGGAGCTGGACAAGTCGGGCATCCACGTAGCCGAATACCTGACGACCCTGCCGCCGCGTGCGGTGCTGGGGGAGCGGTTGCAGCAGGCGACCGAACGGGCGCGGTTGCAGATCGAGCAGCGGCAGCCTGGCGAGAAGTCCTGA
- a CDS encoding Ig-like domain-containing protein: MKCRAILLAPLIAFSFTAQAEIAELRFNDTQNQPKIVVPSVQWINPATSFEADVISGLDRYVQLSLLNVNGASLWSTKSSKVTVDDRMTSSSGYDYYGKRLSVPAFGEDNYTLREVITDLQNNEISRRDYVISIDRTPPKTSTIGYTRNGWQYGSEAIFTSVPSGMQYASVQALVFSGLSDSRSGLDRAEYFLVDSNGVERKRGAVINLVDNSVTVQNTTASDPALAPASQSEYRMGLYVYDKAGNKASVSRQSVIDRVNPPSVLQVLNTRTNTWENYSAGITVYSNPISLRVLRNKSNFTAANKTSFGWADANYQSSDSTYNIYSFNFVFPSTGDIYHEFQTLAGGVRRYHHSELSFTPSPTMELAPKVTSKEIFRSDTGKWSSATGNVRTAKFTQIRVTTEPRNYVQRVAANSNRNWYCLIPVGSTGCTMNVDYTFTSDKGMQYIHLVSGKDGTAIYDNLAGAFVVIWDNNPPVINAVKINRMDKNVTMTVTDDDRINGWQIGAWDTREFGVVLKTETGNVIDLPARTWTESDFKTKNAVISYADLPDGKYTVLSAYARDLVGNTANYVINDLLTIDSTAPLISYRYLNDDPEGKLVKGLENLRISVADPSGDASLESLVLSGGPNSEQVTLAYSSQGSGVYTPEYPRIFPVIAKEDGIYTIEAHAVDASGNRSSKKLNFLYQPANMITLDRLRTLATAAALKTTDNQPLAFIRTSVLRRKDGSVITGQLNGTLSVRKDADFPVSVAGVTVAPGETKAIIFDMGQGEERIYSVTPGKSGVSGTSEFAVEFPQF, translated from the coding sequence ATGAAATGCAGGGCGATACTTTTAGCACCACTCATAGCTTTTTCGTTTACGGCACAAGCTGAGATTGCAGAGTTAAGATTCAATGACACTCAGAATCAACCAAAGATTGTTGTTCCATCTGTGCAGTGGATTAATCCAGCAACCTCATTCGAGGCTGATGTAATCTCCGGCTTAGACCGGTACGTCCAGTTGTCGTTACTTAATGTCAACGGTGCAAGCTTGTGGAGCACGAAAAGTAGCAAAGTTACGGTTGATGACCGTATGACCTCCAGTAGCGGGTATGACTATTATGGAAAAAGGTTAAGTGTCCCTGCGTTTGGTGAAGATAATTACACCCTGAGGGAAGTGATCACAGATCTCCAAAATAATGAAATTTCTCGCCGGGACTACGTTATATCTATCGACCGCACTCCCCCTAAAACTAGCACAATTGGATATACGCGAAATGGATGGCAATATGGTAGCGAAGCCATCTTTACCAGCGTTCCTTCAGGTATGCAGTATGCCTCTGTTCAGGCTCTCGTCTTTTCAGGCCTTTCAGACAGTCGCTCTGGTCTCGACCGGGCTGAGTACTTTCTTGTCGATTCGAACGGCGTTGAACGAAAGAGAGGGGCTGTAATTAACCTGGTCGATAATTCAGTAACCGTCCAAAATACTACTGCGAGCGATCCAGCCCTGGCGCCAGCTTCTCAGTCTGAATACCGTATGGGCCTTTATGTTTATGACAAGGCAGGAAATAAAGCATCAGTAAGCAGACAAAGTGTGATTGATCGGGTCAACCCTCCTTCTGTTCTACAGGTGCTTAATACCAGGACAAATACCTGGGAAAACTACTCAGCTGGGATAACTGTTTACAGTAATCCAATATCATTGCGGGTACTCAGGAATAAAAGTAACTTTACTGCTGCTAATAAAACAAGCTTTGGGTGGGCAGATGCCAATTATCAAAGTTCTGACAGCACATATAATATTTATTCGTTCAATTTTGTTTTCCCCAGTACCGGTGATATTTATCACGAATTCCAGACACTTGCGGGAGGCGTTCGTCGGTACCATCACTCTGAGTTATCTTTCACTCCTTCCCCAACCATGGAACTTGCACCAAAGGTCACAAGCAAAGAAATTTTTCGTAGTGATACCGGTAAATGGAGCAGTGCTACTGGGAATGTAAGAACTGCCAAATTTACCCAAATACGCGTGACTACCGAACCTCGTAACTATGTACAACGGGTTGCAGCTAATTCGAACCGTAACTGGTACTGCCTTATCCCGGTAGGAAGCACTGGTTGTACCATGAACGTGGATTATACCTTTACTTCCGATAAGGGGATGCAATACATCCATCTGGTCTCAGGTAAAGACGGTACTGCTATTTATGATAATCTGGCTGGGGCATTCGTAGTGATTTGGGATAACAACCCACCGGTTATTAACGCCGTAAAAATTAACCGTATGGATAAAAATGTAACCATGACGGTTACTGATGATGACCGGATAAATGGATGGCAAATAGGAGCATGGGATACCCGAGAATTTGGCGTGGTGCTTAAAACCGAAACGGGGAATGTGATTGACCTACCCGCCAGGACATGGACAGAGAGTGATTTTAAAACAAAAAACGCGGTCATTTCCTATGCTGATCTGCCGGACGGCAAATATACCGTTCTGTCCGCCTATGCAAGAGATCTTGTGGGCAACACGGCAAACTACGTGATAAATGATTTGCTTACCATTGACTCCACTGCCCCTCTAATTTCCTACCGGTATCTGAATGATGATCCTGAAGGCAAACTGGTTAAGGGACTAGAAAACCTCAGAATTAGTGTAGCTGACCCTTCAGGTGACGCCTCGCTTGAATCACTGGTGTTGAGCGGTGGACCAAACAGTGAACAGGTGACATTAGCTTATTCCAGTCAGGGCTCAGGAGTTTATACGCCAGAGTACCCGCGTATCTTTCCCGTAATAGCAAAAGAGGATGGCATTTATACAATTGAAGCTCACGCAGTCGATGCCTCTGGAAACCGGTCCTCGAAAAAGCTCAATTTCCTCTATCAACCAGCAAACATGATCACTCTGGACAGGCTACGTACCCTTGCTACTGCGGCTGCACTAAAGACCACGGATAACCAGCCACTGGCTTTTATCCGGACAAGCGTACTTCGCCGAAAGGATGGTTCTGTCATTACTGGGCAGTTAAACGGTACGCTGTCCGTGCGGAAAGATGCTGACTTCCCGGTAAGTGTAGCTGGCGTAACCGTTGCGCCAGGAGAGACAAAGGCAATCATTTTTGATATGGGGCAGGGTGAAGAACGTATTTATTCTGTCACACCAGGAAAGAGTGGCGTTTCTGGTACATCTGAGTTTGCCGTGGAATTCCCGCAGTTCTGA